In the Kribbella sp. NBC_00482 genome, one interval contains:
- a CDS encoding vWA domain-containing protein translates to MGQQVLPFYLVCDESGSMAGEPIKTINDALPKLHKEIGLNPVVSDKTQFSIIGFSDTAEVLLEMSDLSQVTGLPVLGPKGGTNFAAALQCVKEQIEQDVERLKRDGHKVYRPVVFFLTDGHANTDWKTEWQDLTADTFPYRPNIVAFGIGQADETTISAVATFKAFIVNRDMSPAAALQEFAVALTKSIVQSGSHSSNDGGMTLQTPDNIPGFTSLTVAEL, encoded by the coding sequence ATGGGTCAGCAGGTACTGCCGTTCTACCTCGTCTGCGACGAGTCGGGCTCGATGGCCGGAGAGCCGATCAAGACCATCAACGATGCGTTGCCGAAGTTGCACAAGGAGATCGGGCTCAACCCGGTGGTGTCGGACAAGACGCAGTTCAGCATCATCGGCTTCAGCGACACCGCCGAGGTGCTGCTGGAGATGTCCGACTTGAGTCAGGTGACGGGACTTCCGGTCCTCGGCCCCAAGGGCGGCACCAATTTCGCGGCGGCCCTGCAATGCGTCAAGGAGCAGATCGAGCAAGACGTCGAGCGTCTGAAGCGCGATGGGCACAAGGTGTACCGGCCGGTGGTCTTCTTCCTCACCGACGGCCACGCCAACACCGACTGGAAGACCGAATGGCAGGACCTCACGGCGGACACGTTCCCGTACCGGCCGAACATCGTTGCCTTTGGCATTGGCCAGGCGGACGAGACGACGATCTCCGCGGTCGCCACGTTCAAGGCCTTCATCGTTAATCGGGACATGTCACCTGCCGCCGCGCTGCAGGAGTTCGCGGTCGCGCTGACCAAGTCCATCGTACAGAGCGGCTCGCACAGCTCGAACGACGGCGGCATGACCTTGCAGACGCCGGACAACATCCCGGGCTTCACCTCCCTGACCGTCGCCGAGCTCTGA
- a CDS encoding protein phosphatase 2C domain-containing protein, which yields MDGPAVSDPVTTVDSSDEPVPQPVAERPSVAESGRSSETSSGRLRRFGPPANLSPVPRRLAKQRSATRHVPDIALDWLDTQVGRVRALSARGHMHRYLAEVRQDSFGIGAPDGYLTLAVADGVGSSSASHIGSAYAARASVGHDGLVASLADPSVDTVSLDFLSSAMQTMAAENNLQPRQLSSTLMLAAVADQRPSTDGFEVTLAQVGDSSAWRLRDGRWIELGAGPEDTESPIVTAVESLPLCPIARVWREIFRPGETLALVSDGIGNILPANQDFADALAELWRTDAPVPADLLSVLDATIKSYDDDRTFVGLHFAELPT from the coding sequence ATGGACGGCCCCGCAGTCAGCGATCCAGTCACGACCGTCGACAGCTCGGACGAACCGGTCCCCCAGCCCGTCGCTGAACGGCCGTCCGTCGCGGAATCCGGACGGTCCTCGGAGACATCGTCAGGCCGTCTGCGACGGTTCGGTCCGCCGGCCAACCTCTCGCCGGTTCCTCGCCGTCTGGCGAAGCAGCGCAGCGCTACCAGGCACGTGCCGGACATCGCGCTGGACTGGCTCGACACACAGGTCGGCCGCGTACGGGCGCTGTCGGCGAGAGGACACATGCACCGCTACCTCGCGGAGGTCCGCCAGGACTCGTTCGGGATCGGCGCCCCTGACGGTTACCTAACTTTGGCGGTGGCGGACGGCGTCGGCTCGTCATCGGCCTCGCACATCGGCTCTGCCTACGCCGCCCGGGCGTCGGTGGGTCACGACGGCCTGGTCGCTTCCCTCGCAGATCCATCCGTGGACACGGTCTCGCTCGACTTCCTGTCCAGCGCCATGCAGACAATGGCGGCCGAGAACAACCTGCAGCCGCGCCAACTGTCGAGCACCCTCATGCTGGCGGCGGTGGCGGACCAGCGGCCTTCCACGGACGGCTTCGAGGTGACGCTCGCCCAGGTCGGAGACTCGTCCGCCTGGCGACTGCGCGACGGCCGCTGGATCGAGTTGGGCGCTGGACCCGAGGACACCGAGTCGCCGATCGTCACGGCCGTCGAATCCTTGCCGTTGTGCCCGATCGCTCGCGTCTGGCGTGAGATATTCCGTCCCGGTGAGACGCTGGCCCTGGTCTCGGACGGGATCGGCAACATCTTGCCCGCGAACCAGGACTTCGCCGACGCCCTGGCCGAGCTGTGGCGGACCGACGCCCCCGTGCCGGCGGACTTGCTCAGCGTTCTCGACGCCACCATCAAGAGCTACGACGATGACCGTACGTTCGTCGGGCTCCACTTCGCGGAGCTACCCACATGA
- a CDS encoding CHAT domain-containing protein: MDLTIAELVRRAQELVMRYWRAGPGTPGALGDLSEAISLLDKAYDQVRPGDPGRGGIAAQLGWLLMSRHTAHGGPVADRDRGTVLLGEALSSPGLPPTWIMLARIGLGQLRLSRALEGVTNQAARGGFLGGTSSASKADAEAAIECFREALRSPAVTPEVVATIQSLITLTEAIVPLLSGNLDFTGMISAMVGVQDLMKRGGQVANPGIASLFFTTDLTNVDPLNYPGLDLRDSDTRTPGPAPRRAVPVPVAPIEPDSARRGARGRLADLSGLPGNPIWEQALAVLQMGPEQGVAAELDAFGGAAMNAVEAGGDDDPVESGLDHLLAAVGLCLREQRDGSGWGDDSGAGISTAAAEQLLAATELIPTDHPAAAAVVETLGAVLDDTRPFGGAIPGRFTAYAAEVSPRPAVVAALSELCRATGADVAVDPGPLEAAVAAVPRDHFAYAALSTAVQQVRLAAAVRAYDPAAVRTAVGPAPEGLARLLDALVHDDAEALRGAVDGLVGDAMSPRCAAVVGASYLELTPADLDDAVRLLTAATRELGHVNLGLCTRSWWRLVATYRRRGAPGDAELSRDAGVNALRGGGQDRVSAARFAGQMLAERYEAAAYTALEVAAVASDRPVELAEDVLGVMLGIDLQASPAVEVPALADLAVAVRRVGASALLYLHPTDDVGRTAGVLCLDPATDRLDVLANLPVHDLLPLDDPGLSAITGRWSAGSLLVAASGDLGRIALSAVCTGSGRRLAENVGVTYVSSGARVIELSDRPSVPVSDAPLFVVNPRGDRDSAMVDVMVLRRLFYPRSACVGRAVESVDAAGTRDDVLSHLSGASVTHLACGLQRDDVPALLLADGDVLAVREDGLHGTGLVVLAEPAAEGFGSVADAFLDVGFSHVIGWQWAVPVRFAELALFMTHLMLVDHRMPPARAVNAVHRWMLDPDRDLAPLLTGAHLTTVDTIDLTRPALWSALACRGC; this comes from the coding sequence ATGGACCTAACCATCGCGGAACTGGTACGACGCGCGCAGGAGCTCGTGATGCGCTACTGGCGGGCAGGGCCGGGTACGCCGGGCGCACTCGGCGACCTGTCCGAGGCGATCTCGCTGCTCGACAAAGCGTATGACCAGGTGCGCCCCGGCGATCCTGGCCGCGGGGGGATTGCCGCGCAGCTAGGTTGGCTGCTGATGTCTCGCCACACTGCACACGGCGGGCCCGTTGCGGACCGGGATCGTGGGACAGTCCTACTCGGCGAGGCACTCAGCAGCCCGGGCCTCCCGCCGACCTGGATCATGCTGGCTCGGATAGGTCTCGGCCAGCTGCGCCTCTCCCGTGCGCTGGAGGGGGTGACCAACCAAGCCGCGCGCGGCGGCTTCCTCGGCGGGACGTCTTCGGCGTCGAAGGCTGATGCCGAAGCGGCGATCGAGTGCTTCCGCGAGGCTCTCCGCAGCCCGGCGGTCACTCCCGAGGTAGTCGCGACGATCCAGAGCCTGATCACGCTCACGGAGGCGATCGTGCCCCTGCTCAGCGGCAACCTGGACTTCACCGGGATGATCAGTGCGATGGTGGGTGTCCAGGACCTGATGAAGCGCGGCGGCCAGGTAGCGAATCCCGGCATCGCGTCGCTGTTCTTCACGACCGACTTGACGAACGTCGATCCGCTCAACTACCCCGGTCTTGATCTGCGGGACAGCGACACGCGAACGCCCGGGCCGGCGCCGCGGCGAGCCGTGCCGGTCCCGGTCGCACCCATCGAGCCTGACTCCGCCCGGCGAGGTGCCCGCGGCCGGCTGGCAGATCTATCGGGCCTGCCCGGGAACCCCATCTGGGAGCAGGCGTTGGCTGTCTTGCAGATGGGGCCGGAACAGGGAGTAGCCGCCGAGCTGGACGCGTTCGGCGGCGCGGCGATGAACGCGGTCGAGGCGGGCGGGGACGACGATCCGGTCGAGTCAGGGCTCGACCATTTGCTGGCTGCGGTGGGACTGTGCCTGCGGGAGCAGCGGGACGGCAGCGGATGGGGCGACGACAGCGGCGCGGGCATCAGCACCGCCGCGGCGGAACAGCTTCTCGCCGCGACCGAGCTCATCCCGACCGATCACCCCGCCGCCGCTGCGGTCGTCGAGACGCTCGGCGCCGTACTGGATGACACGCGGCCCTTTGGTGGGGCGATTCCTGGACGGTTCACGGCATATGCGGCCGAAGTGTCGCCGCGTCCGGCCGTCGTGGCAGCACTCAGTGAGTTGTGTCGCGCGACGGGCGCAGATGTCGCCGTCGATCCAGGGCCGCTGGAGGCTGCGGTCGCCGCCGTGCCGCGTGATCATTTCGCGTACGCCGCCCTGTCGACCGCGGTGCAGCAGGTTCGACTCGCCGCAGCGGTCCGGGCGTACGATCCCGCAGCCGTCCGCACTGCAGTCGGACCGGCGCCGGAGGGCCTTGCCAGGCTGCTCGACGCCCTGGTCCACGATGACGCCGAGGCGCTTCGGGGCGCCGTCGACGGGCTGGTCGGAGACGCGATGTCGCCGCGGTGCGCCGCGGTGGTGGGTGCGAGCTACCTTGAGCTGACACCGGCTGACCTCGACGACGCCGTACGGCTCCTGACCGCCGCGACCCGGGAGCTCGGTCACGTGAATCTGGGGTTGTGCACCCGATCGTGGTGGCGCCTCGTTGCGACGTATCGCCGCCGCGGCGCACCCGGCGACGCTGAGCTGAGTCGTGATGCCGGTGTCAACGCGCTGCGCGGTGGTGGTCAGGATCGGGTCAGTGCGGCGCGGTTTGCCGGACAGATGCTGGCCGAGAGGTACGAGGCAGCGGCGTACACCGCCCTGGAGGTTGCCGCCGTGGCGTCCGATCGGCCGGTCGAGCTCGCCGAGGACGTTCTCGGCGTCATGCTCGGCATCGACCTCCAGGCCTCGCCGGCCGTCGAGGTGCCGGCGCTCGCTGACCTGGCCGTCGCGGTACGGCGGGTCGGGGCCTCCGCGCTCCTCTATCTGCATCCGACCGATGACGTCGGCCGGACGGCCGGTGTGTTGTGCCTGGATCCGGCAACCGATCGCCTCGACGTGCTCGCGAACTTACCGGTGCACGACCTGTTGCCGCTCGACGATCCTGGCTTGTCGGCCATCACGGGACGCTGGAGCGCCGGCAGCCTGCTCGTGGCCGCGTCCGGCGACCTCGGCCGGATCGCTCTGTCCGCGGTGTGCACGGGTTCGGGCCGTCGGCTCGCCGAGAACGTTGGTGTCACCTACGTGTCGTCGGGGGCTCGGGTGATCGAGCTGTCCGATCGGCCTTCGGTACCGGTCAGCGACGCTCCACTGTTCGTCGTCAACCCGCGCGGTGACCGGGATTCGGCGATGGTCGACGTCATGGTGCTCCGACGCCTGTTCTACCCGCGCTCCGCGTGTGTGGGTCGTGCTGTCGAGTCGGTGGATGCAGCTGGGACGAGAGACGACGTCCTGAGCCACCTGTCGGGTGCCTCGGTGACGCATCTGGCGTGCGGGTTGCAACGCGACGACGTACCTGCGCTTCTCCTGGCTGACGGCGATGTACTCGCCGTCCGTGAGGACGGTCTGCACGGCACGGGACTGGTGGTCCTTGCGGAACCGGCAGCCGAGGGGTTCGGCTCGGTCGCCGACGCTTTCCTCGACGTGGGCTTCTCGCACGTGATCGGCTGGCAGTGGGCGGTCCCGGTGCGGTTCGCCGAACTCGCTTTGTTCATGACCCACTTGATGCTCGTCGACCACCGGATGCCGCCGGCGAGAGCGGTGAACGCCGTACACCGGTGGATGCTCGACCCCGATAGGGACCTGGCGCCGCTGCTGACTGGCGCCCACCTGACGACGGTCGACACGATCGACCTGACGCGCCCGGCACTTTGGTCCGCACTGGCCTGCCGCGGCTGCTGA
- a CDS encoding CHAT domain-containing protein has protein sequence MHVVDEDGPNHPDGRRAQAVVRLCELMGAANDRMMADPRSALAEVERLAVDFAGDPEIRTLIEAVRAALSMTIGPAFAEVPALQPIFDDVGRLARGQADPILGLMPGFLEALRAQQNGDSEAARTLFAETLALAQGLPDDNPMRQQLADLAPMAELMMALETPGYDTADRDHLIGVLRESAARPGRTDGERALLLVAAGGAALNEGKERDLGRINEGIDDLRAAVTLTEGQPEHVFNLGSLALAMYHRSDVRGSMADVDEAIALLERARDVAGGVDHPHWSFICEMLADFGRRRGEILSSSPDVLDALRGYAWQVLLQPTAGSARTLAASAAEEAMKVAARCLSEREPGSALRALRALDGGRGLMLFAATELRDPYTRLVDAGEKELADRWRAEENPSVLLREEVIGALSRDVDLLDPPTLEEVQEALRRLGADALVYLVPAASSALGWAVIAPVEGTPRYLPLPGLAIEEGTEIERYLAAAAVRDAAVRDAAPRSGLRDVASPEEAGFAERLDALCEWAWKGAMGRIVEPYLAGAPDRTPRLVLVPMGDLARVPWQAARRPDGTYLLELAAISQAASARMLCASAAAEPVRHTATGLVVADPDTGGAAPDLPSARLEAYAIYRTFYPAATYIGRRPDGSVSSSGAGTPDQVRTWLRAHGSHAGRMVHFATHGIMQTDAASASSRLLLADGTLDADDLIRLLDTDRHPISLAVLAGCHTGQSIHGYDEAYSLGTVLLAAGARSVLSTQWSIPDRDTSLLMYMFHHWLIAEGCQPWDALRQAQLWMLDGERQPPRNMPAPLRRLLADADPGRIVAWAGFVHSGQ, from the coding sequence ATGCACGTAGTGGACGAAGACGGGCCGAACCATCCGGACGGACGAAGGGCGCAGGCGGTCGTCCGCTTGTGCGAGCTGATGGGTGCTGCCAACGATCGGATGATGGCCGACCCGCGTTCGGCGTTGGCTGAGGTGGAGCGGCTGGCGGTGGACTTCGCCGGAGACCCGGAGATTCGAACGCTGATCGAGGCTGTCCGCGCAGCCCTGAGTATGACGATCGGGCCCGCCTTCGCCGAGGTGCCCGCACTGCAGCCGATCTTCGACGACGTCGGCCGGCTCGCCCGCGGCCAGGCCGACCCGATACTGGGACTGATGCCGGGGTTCCTGGAGGCCCTGAGGGCGCAGCAGAACGGCGACAGCGAGGCCGCGCGCACGTTGTTCGCCGAGACGCTGGCGCTGGCCCAGGGCCTGCCGGACGACAACCCCATGCGTCAGCAGTTGGCGGACCTGGCGCCCATGGCGGAGCTGATGATGGCGCTGGAAACGCCAGGTTATGACACGGCAGACCGCGACCACCTCATCGGCGTGCTGCGAGAAAGCGCAGCTCGTCCGGGGCGCACTGACGGCGAGCGCGCGCTCCTCCTCGTCGCGGCAGGCGGCGCGGCGTTGAACGAGGGCAAGGAGCGCGACCTCGGACGGATCAACGAGGGCATCGACGATCTGCGTGCGGCCGTGACGCTGACCGAGGGCCAGCCGGAGCACGTCTTCAATCTCGGCAGCCTCGCGTTGGCGATGTACCACCGTTCGGACGTCCGCGGATCGATGGCCGATGTCGACGAGGCGATCGCGCTGCTCGAGCGTGCTCGGGACGTGGCCGGGGGAGTTGACCACCCGCACTGGAGTTTCATCTGCGAAATGCTGGCCGACTTCGGTCGGCGGCGCGGCGAGATCCTGTCGTCGAGTCCGGACGTCCTCGACGCGCTGCGTGGCTACGCCTGGCAGGTCTTGCTGCAGCCCACCGCGGGGAGTGCCCGTACGCTCGCGGCGAGCGCGGCGGAAGAGGCCATGAAGGTCGCCGCCCGCTGCCTCAGCGAGCGGGAACCTGGGAGCGCCCTACGTGCCTTGCGCGCGCTGGATGGCGGCCGGGGGCTGATGCTGTTCGCGGCGACCGAGCTACGCGATCCGTACACACGACTCGTCGACGCGGGCGAGAAGGAGTTGGCTGACCGGTGGCGGGCGGAGGAGAATCCGTCGGTCCTGCTACGGGAAGAGGTCATCGGCGCACTGTCCCGCGACGTCGATCTGCTCGATCCTCCCACGTTGGAGGAAGTCCAGGAGGCGCTACGCCGTCTCGGTGCGGATGCGCTCGTCTACCTGGTTCCGGCCGCTTCGTCGGCGCTCGGCTGGGCGGTGATCGCACCGGTCGAGGGGACGCCGCGGTACCTCCCGCTGCCCGGTCTCGCGATCGAGGAGGGCACGGAGATCGAGCGGTACCTGGCCGCTGCGGCCGTCAGGGATGCGGCCGTCAGGGATGCGGCCCCACGCAGCGGCCTTCGGGACGTCGCGTCTCCCGAGGAAGCCGGTTTCGCCGAGCGGCTCGACGCGCTGTGCGAGTGGGCGTGGAAGGGTGCGATGGGGCGGATCGTCGAGCCGTACCTCGCCGGTGCGCCGGACCGGACCCCGCGGCTCGTGCTGGTCCCGATGGGCGACCTGGCCCGAGTACCTTGGCAGGCGGCACGGCGACCTGACGGAACCTATCTGCTGGAGCTTGCCGCCATATCGCAGGCCGCGTCGGCCCGGATGCTGTGCGCCTCGGCCGCCGCCGAGCCGGTGCGGCACACGGCGACCGGGTTGGTGGTGGCCGATCCGGACACCGGTGGCGCGGCACCGGACCTGCCGTCGGCGCGCCTGGAGGCGTACGCGATCTACCGGACCTTCTATCCCGCCGCGACCTATATCGGTCGCCGGCCGGACGGTTCTGTCAGCAGCTCAGGCGCCGGCACCCCCGACCAGGTCCGGACCTGGCTGCGGGCGCACGGCTCGCACGCGGGAAGGATGGTCCACTTCGCGACGCACGGAATCATGCAGACCGATGCGGCCTCCGCGTCGTCCCGGCTCCTGCTGGCCGACGGTACCCTCGACGCCGACGACCTGATCCGCCTTCTCGACACCGACCGGCACCCCATCAGCCTCGCGGTGCTCGCCGGGTGCCACACAGGTCAGTCGATCCACGGCTACGACGAGGCCTACAGCCTCGGCACGGTCCTGCTGGCGGCGGGCGCGCGGTCCGTGCTGTCGACCCAGTGGAGCATCCCGGACCGGGACACCTCCTTGCTGATGTACATGTTCCACCACTGGCTGATCGCGGAGGGCTGTCAACCGTGGGACGCGCTCCGTCAAGCCCAGCTGTGGATGCTCGACGGCGAGCGACAGCCGCCTCGGAACATGCCCGCTCCGCTGCGCCGCTTGCTTGCGGACGCCGACCCCGGGCGCATCGTCGCGTGGGCCGGGTTCGTTCACTCGGGCCAGTGA